A genome region from Streptomyces sp. NBC_01296 includes the following:
- a CDS encoding AfsR/SARP family transcriptional regulator has translation MNQQFLESPVRVPGQGEAPALHLLGGPRVVHQGRWLDVPEGGKRLLAFVALNGGRVERRHAAGTLWPSGDDLRAAGNLRSALWRLKAAGIDLLDSDKCSLAVREHTVVDLYVLYGWAGRLIGGTATSQDLSVLKWRTDALDLLPGWYDDWVLLERERVRQRLLHALEALSRELARVGRHAEAVESALVAVSAEPLRESAQRALIEAHLAEGNLIEAMRTYDTYRDLVKRELGVEPGCELSGLIRNFCCSATRTREVVAARVRHA, from the coding sequence ATGAACCAGCAGTTCCTCGAGTCACCGGTCCGTGTTCCCGGGCAGGGGGAGGCGCCGGCCCTCCACCTCCTCGGCGGCCCGCGCGTCGTCCATCAGGGGAGATGGCTGGACGTTCCGGAAGGGGGCAAGCGCCTGCTCGCGTTCGTCGCGCTCAACGGCGGCCGGGTCGAGCGCCGGCATGCAGCGGGCACGCTGTGGCCCTCCGGCGACGACCTGAGGGCTGCCGGGAACCTGCGGTCCGCGCTGTGGCGGCTCAAGGCCGCCGGCATCGACCTGCTCGACTCCGACAAGTGCTCGCTCGCCGTGCGCGAGCACACGGTGGTCGACCTGTACGTCCTGTACGGCTGGGCCGGGCGGCTCATCGGCGGCACCGCCACCAGCCAGGACCTCTCGGTGCTGAAATGGCGTACCGACGCGCTCGATCTGCTGCCCGGCTGGTACGACGACTGGGTGCTGCTGGAACGCGAACGCGTCCGCCAGCGGCTGCTGCACGCGCTGGAGGCGCTGAGCCGCGAGCTGGCCCGCGTCGGCCGGCACGCCGAGGCGGTGGAGTCCGCGCTGGTCGCGGTGAGCGCAGAACCGCTGCGCGAAAGCGCCCAGCGGGCCCTGATCGAGGCCCACTTGGCGGAGGGCAACCTGATCGAGGCGATGCGCACCTACGACACCTACCGCGACCTCGTGAAACGCGAACTCGGAGTGGAACCGGGCTGTGAACTCTCCGGACTGATACGCAACTTCTGCTGCTCCGCCACCCGCACCCGCGAGGTGGTGGCCGCCCGGGTGCGGCACGCCTGA